tttatttGTAGGGGGGGTTCAGCCATACTTCCATTTCtcagctgctttgtgttggtctgcctCAAAATAATAGTGACAAGAATACAGCTTTAGGTTGTTTCTGTAGTGAATAGTCGATGGTGTGGAACGCGCTGCGGGGTTCAGTAGGGTTTGGTTTACGCTGCCAAGTTGGACGGCGATGGTAATTATGCCCTCTCCCTTGTCTCCAGACCAATACTCCCATGGCCAAACAGGAGAACACGCCCTCAGCTGCCAGTCAGTCCGTCGACCTCATGAGCGATCCTCTGATCGAGCCCCTCGGCAGCCAGACGGGCTCCAGATCCCCCGCCGAGCTGTTTGAGGACCTAACCAATGACATAAAAGCCCCAGCAGAAGGCGCCAGAGCGGCAGGGAAGCCCGTGGACGAGGCCTCGGATGATTTCGTTGACATTCTGGGAAGTGAAGCTGCGGCGCAAAGAGAGGAAGTTGGCGTTGAGGCAGCGGGCGAGGGTGAAGCGCGCGGCGGTGGTGCAACCGATCTGCtgggaggtgaaaaaaggagaaGTGCTGCAGAACAGGAAGCGGCTTCCTCCGCTCCCGTTATGGACCTCGGCGGGGATTCATCGCGGCGGCCGGCTGTCATCGACCCTCTGGCCGACCTCCTGGGGGATTCTCCAGCCGCCGGCGCCGCGTCCGACGCCCCGAAGCCCGGCGGGGCCGTGGTCGACCTCTTCGACGACGAGGGAAGCGACATTTTCACCGGCTCCCAGCCCAGCAAATCTGCCAAGCAGCCGCAGAAAAGCCTCTTCGGCGAGGCCGACGAGGACCTGTTCGGCGAGCCCCTGGGCGCCGTCTCAAAGAAAGCCAGCGGGAAGGAGCAGAAGGAGGAGTCCGCCCCGGCGGGGGGGCTCCTGTCGGGTGGAAACCCCGCAGACCTCTTCACCGAGGAGGCAGTCGGCGCGGTGCCAAACGCCAGAAACGCCAGAGCGGTCAACCCCAAAACCAACGGGGTCCACTCCGAAGAGGACCCTGATATATTTGCTGGTGGGCTGaccgtttttatttttattttcagtttcctgatGACGTGTAAAGATCAAACtttcaaagctgttttttttttttcttgctgtccATCAGAAGCCACGGTGGAGCTTTCTCTGGACAGTCCGAGGAGCGAGAGAAGGAAAGATGCCACCAAAGCGTCCGCCTCCACCTCcgtctcagcagcagcagccgccagCCTGGCCAAGCCCCAGCCGGCTGCTCTGGAAGAGGTACGCTCAGCATTTACCCGTCTGTCTTCATCTGTCTTCCCACCGCACACCGTCTGTCTTCCCACCACATACCGTCTGTCTCTAAAGCCGACGGCACACCGGGGCCGTGGCTGGTCGGTTAGCTGAGTTTCCTGTTGGAGGCAGAATCAGCCGGCGTCACACTTCTCTACTTCTAATATTTCTTTCAGGTGGAGGAAGACGAGGAAGAGGAACAGAAAGATAAATTCGACATTTTTGTCTCCGTCAAGGACCCTGAAAAAATAGGTGAGGCGTGTTTTCGTTTCCTCTCGACAGGCGAAAGGAATCGGGGCTCAGAAATAGCTGGGCCGGCTGTATTTGGTTTAACGGCGGCTGTTTGTGATCTCCTTGTTTTCCAGGGGACGGGATGAACGCCTACATGGCTTATAAAGTATCGACACAGGTATGAAAGGAGAAGTGAAAAAAGCGCTCAGTTACAGGGGCTGAAGCGGAGTTTCCTCTCTGAACCTGAGGAAATGCTGCTCACAGTGTGACGAGAAAGGAAAATCAGTGGCTGTAAAAACGCAAATATCTGCAAAAGGCAAATGTTGGTTAggtctagggctggacgataattcaacaacgatatatatcgatctaTAGATGTATATCGTTGATTGGGCggaataaaaagttcaatagaataaatgttttccttcctgATGCATTTTAGTTCTGTAGGTTATTATTatatcattacatcctcctaacCAATAGCAAAGGCAGACCCAGGAacaaagctccgcccccttcaaagagttcagagagcatccgttctttttttcttttttaaaaacttgcagttttggtaaaaagttggttgaataaagtgttgagtttgaattcagtgcaTAAGGTATTTTTATATACAGAGGTgttctgtatataaaaataggttgctaagcaacagcataaaatggccaggtctgcacttaaaatatgttttcaatttgttgataattatcgacatcgatccaatatgatttctacgattttaatttttttctctacatcgtccagccctagttagGTCTCATCACTGGAAGAGACGGCTGCGTTGACGTGTTTCTGTTGTGAAAAGTAACGCCCTCCCCTTTTTCAGACCACCCTGTCCATGTTCCGCAACCAAACCTTCACGGTGAGGCGACGCTTCAGCGACTTCCTCGGCCTCTACGAGAAGCTGTCGGAGAAACACGGACCCAACGGGTTGATCGTGCCGCCGCCTCCAGAAAAAAGCCTCCTAGGTGGGGTGGACCCTCCGGTCTCGTAAATCTGAGCTTCGGAGCACGTATTACGACACATTTAACAGTCTTTGCTgtacaattacatttttattgggattgtatgTGACTAACCGAGCTCATAACTGAAGTGGAGGCGAATCGACACAAAAGTGACGATTAGAAAGGCTTTTCTTCAACCCTGGTCTCTTGTTAGTGGCAGCTGGACTGCTGCCTGTAGGATGCAGCTGATTTGGTTTGGGGGTTTTAAAGTAAAGGGGCCTGACGATGTGGCACATACAATTCCAATAAAGCACATGGACAATTTGTGGTTTTTAGCGGGACGATTGAAGAGGTTTGAATGCTTGTTTTCTGGTGCAGGGATGACAAAGGTAAAGGTCGGGAAGGAAGATTCCTCTTCAGCAGACTTTGTGGAAAGGAGAAGAGGCGCTCTGGAGAGGTATGAGAGACAGATGGGGTTAATGCAACATGACGTAGTCATTTCAATtagatttttgttgttgctgttagTACGACTTTGCCATGCAGGAAACTGAGCCTCTCCTTTTCACAGGTACCTCCAGAGGGTGGTGAATCACCCAATGCTGCTGCAGGATCCTGATGTCAGAGAGTTCCTGGAGAAAGAGGAGGTGAGCCACATCGTTTGGTCTCTGCAGTTTCCATTGCAGTTTCCATCGCTGGTCTCGGTTTCCATCTGGTCTTCGTATTTAAACTGAAAGACCAGACGGAGGACGGTGCATTGTTCCCCTCCCGTTTAGCtgagaatgttgtttttttttttttttttttcttcctgaccTTTGACGATATTGTAACCTGTGTTTCCAGCTGCCCAGAGCTCACAGCACCCAGGCGCTGAGCGGGGCCGGATTCCTCAAAATGATCACCAAAGCGACGGACGCCGTCAGCAAAATGACCATCAAGATGAACGAGTCGGACGTGGTGAGTTTGGTTCATGAAGAGGTTGAGATCTAAACACGCGATGAACTCTAAAGCCGGGTCCTGGTTGGCTACACGCTGTGCTTGTCAGCTagtacagggaaaaaaaagaaactgggaAAGTATCTGAATCTAAAGGTTCTTTGTAAGTATAGGTGATTTTACATCATATGGTCATGCAACATTAACCAACCAGAAAGAACGGGCCGCTGTCTGGTTGCTTTGAAGAAAACATTTACCACCGGACGCAGGTGACCTACAAGTGTCCAAAAACAGGGTTTAGCAGCGATGCTCCCATCCTGCTAAGAGAAGATTTACACGTGCATCTCAATAATATGAGACGATTATTgcaaagttcatttatttcagtaactcagtttaCCGATGTTGTCTTCTCTTCCTACTTTCTGTTACAGGGATTTCTGCTcgcagctaataaaaacaccacATCtaagattaaaattaaaaaaactatgaACTATACAGACTTACAGCCGTCTGGAAGCAATGctgactgatttttttatttatttttttttgcttgcagtGGTTTGAGGAGAAACTGCAGGAGGTGGAATCTGCAGACCAGCAGTTCAGGAAGCTCCACGCTCTGGTCGAGTCGCTGGTCGTGCACAGAAAAGGTGCGGCGATGCATTTTCACCATCCGGAccatag
This genomic stretch from Fundulus heteroclitus isolate FHET01 chromosome 2, MU-UCD_Fhet_4.1, whole genome shotgun sequence harbors:
- the snx1a gene encoding sorting nexin-1a, whose product is MATSSERSPPPFPDSEDQDALDTEEVRGRDSDEDDGEELFVSATNTPMAKQENTPSAASQSVDLMSDPLIEPLGSQTGSRSPAELFEDLTNDIKAPAEGARAAGKPVDEASDDFVDILGSEAAAQREEVGVEAAGEGEARGGGATDLLGGEKRRSAAEQEAASSAPVMDLGGDSSRRPAVIDPLADLLGDSPAAGAASDAPKPGGAVVDLFDDEGSDIFTGSQPSKSAKQPQKSLFGEADEDLFGEPLGAVSKKASGKEQKEESAPAGGLLSGGNPADLFTEEAVGAVPNARNARAVNPKTNGVHSEEDPDIFAEATVELSLDSPRSERRKDATKASASTSVSAAAAASLAKPQPAALEEVEEDEEEEQKDKFDIFVSVKDPEKIGDGMNAYMAYKVSTQTTLSMFRNQTFTVRRRFSDFLGLYEKLSEKHGPNGLIVPPPPEKSLLGMTKVKVGKEDSSSADFVERRRGALERYLQRVVNHPMLLQDPDVREFLEKEELPRAHSTQALSGAGFLKMITKATDAVSKMTIKMNESDVWFEEKLQEVESADQQFRKLHALVESLVVHRKELSLNTASFAKSAAMLGSAEDNTALSRALSQLAEVEDKMEQLHQDQAANDTFGFAELIADFTRLLGAVRGTFDQRMKAWQRWQDAQAMLQKKREVEAKLLWANKPDKLQLAKEEITEWEAKVTQYERDFDRVSATVRKEVVRFEKEKTKNFKRQIITYLESLLQSQQQLIKYWEAFLPEAKAIA